A genomic window from Oculatellaceae cyanobacterium includes:
- a CDS encoding cytochrome c oxidase subunit II, translated as MKIPSPISTLIVGILLTLISLWYGQNHGLLPIAASNEAAQVDGLFNTMMTISTGIFLIVQGVIIISAIRFRKKKDDETDGPPIHGNVPLEILWTAIPAVIVAWLSIYSFEVYNSMGGFDPMAGGDPHAMHTASKMRGAAIAATLPGSTVENEDTSQLIAVGVGASPENIGRTADVVVNVNGLQFAWIFNYPDSSVTSGELHIPAGKEVQLNISAADVIHALWLPELRLKQDAIPGRTTEIRFTAQRIGEYPIRCAELCGAYHGAMNTKLIVHTPEDYQTWLQSQQEVANNPDLKQAVAVNPANLSEGEYLDPYANEMGITSDTLQQLHATHHH; from the coding sequence GTGAAGATACCAAGTCCTATATCTACCCTTATTGTCGGCATTTTGCTGACGCTGATCAGCCTCTGGTATGGTCAAAATCACGGTCTACTGCCAATAGCGGCATCTAATGAAGCTGCTCAAGTAGACGGCTTGTTTAACACAATGATGACTATTTCCACAGGGATATTCCTCATTGTTCAAGGAGTAATAATTATCTCCGCGATTAGATTTCGTAAGAAAAAAGATGATGAAACCGACGGCCCCCCAATTCATGGCAATGTTCCCTTAGAAATTCTTTGGACTGCCATTCCTGCTGTAATCGTTGCATGGCTTTCGATTTACAGTTTTGAAGTTTACAACTCAATGGGTGGTTTTGACCCAATGGCAGGTGGTGATCCCCATGCCATGCACACAGCAAGTAAAATGCGGGGAGCCGCGATCGCCGCAACACTTCCTGGCTCTACAGTAGAAAATGAAGACACTTCGCAACTGATAGCCGTCGGTGTCGGTGCTTCACCAGAAAATATCGGTAGAACCGCAGATGTAGTTGTTAATGTTAACGGTCTCCAGTTTGCCTGGATTTTCAACTACCCTGACAGTTCCGTAACCTCTGGTGAGTTGCATATTCCCGCAGGTAAGGAAGTGCAACTGAATATTTCTGCTGCTGATGTCATACACGCACTTTGGCTTCCAGAACTAAGGCTCAAACAAGACGCAATTCCAGGTCGCACTACTGAAATACGCTTCACTGCTCAAAGAATAGGCGAGTATCCCATCAGGTGTGCTGAATTGTGCGGAGCCTATCATGGAGCAATGAATACTAAGCTGATTGTCCACACACCAGAAGATTACCAAACCTGGTTGCAAAGTCAGCAAGAAGTAGCAAACAACCCAGACTTAAAGCAAGCTGTGGCGGTTAATCCTGCTAACTTGTCTGAAGGTGAGTATTTAGATCCCTACGCTAATGAAATGGGGATCACCTCAGACACACTACAACAGCTTCACGCTACTCATCATCACTGA
- a CDS encoding heme A synthase, with product MANSVLPQQAATSSESQPQDRIRRLVWKIAIATLLLMAVGSATRVMNAGLACPDWPLCYGQLVPSQQMNLQVFLEWFHRLDAALIGLSAIALAGLSWWYRRSLPAWLPWASTFALGLIVFQGVLGGLTVTQLLRFDIVTAHLGTALLFFITLLVIGVALMPYQGTGATGKLGWVSLTAAILVYIQSLLGALVGSSWAVHQCFGASQLCAVMNSHIAFVVPASIGTLAVVIMAWRTPALHPLLRKLANIAGGLLVLQIVLGIATFRLHLQVEPLTVSHQAVGATLLGSLVMFTVLAFRDRAQGYNYQAYNSVDEAKTNLSEA from the coding sequence ATGGCTAATTCGGTGTTACCACAGCAAGCTGCAACAAGTAGCGAATCCCAACCACAAGACCGCATCCGTCGTTTGGTATGGAAAATTGCGATCGCCACCCTATTATTAATGGCTGTGGGTAGTGCAACTCGTGTGATGAATGCTGGTTTAGCTTGTCCTGACTGGCCTTTATGTTATGGGCAGCTAGTACCTAGCCAGCAAATGAATTTGCAGGTATTTCTAGAGTGGTTTCACAGGTTGGATGCGGCATTGATTGGCTTGAGTGCGATCGCACTGGCTGGTTTATCCTGGTGGTATAGGCGATCGTTACCCGCTTGGCTACCTTGGGCATCAACTTTTGCTTTAGGTTTAATCGTCTTCCAAGGAGTCTTAGGGGGACTGACAGTTACACAACTGCTACGCTTTGATATTGTTACCGCGCACTTAGGAACCGCGCTGTTATTTTTTATCACCTTGCTAGTAATTGGTGTTGCTTTGATGCCTTACCAAGGCACGGGCGCAACTGGAAAGTTAGGTTGGGTAAGCTTAACTGCGGCTATTTTGGTTTACATACAAAGTTTACTAGGCGCGTTGGTAGGATCGAGTTGGGCTGTACATCAATGTTTTGGCGCATCGCAGTTATGCGCGGTGATGAATAGTCATATTGCTTTTGTTGTTCCTGCAAGTATTGGAACTTTGGCAGTTGTGATCATGGCATGGCGGACACCTGCATTACATCCGCTACTAAGAAAACTAGCTAACATTGCTGGTGGGTTGTTGGTACTGCAAATAGTTTTAGGGATCGCAACTTTCCGCTTACACCTCCAAGTAGAACCATTGACAGTATCTCATCAAGCCGTTGGTGCTACATTACTGGGTTCACTGGTGATGTTTACTGTTTTGGCATTTCGCGATCGCGCTCAAGGCTATAATTATCAGGCTTATAACTCTGTCGATGAAGCTAAAACTAATTTGTCAGAAGCCTAA
- a CDS encoding heme o synthase, translated as MTGTSISRQHQNFLEVIESYYQLTKPRIIPLLLITTAAGMWMASDGQVDPVLLLVTLTGGTLAAASAQTLNCIYDRDIDYAMERTRKRPIPSGRVQPRDALLFAIALGSLSFTILTVFANLLSALLAMSGIVFYMAIYTHLLKRHTTQNIVIGGAAGAIPALVGWAAVRGDLSWEPWLLFLIVFIWTPPHFWSLALMIRDDYAKVGIPMLPVVEGEVATTKQIWIYTLIMVPLTLLLVYPLGASGLLYGIIATVLGGIFIKKAWQLLQAPTDKQVARSLFKFSILYMMMLCTGIVVDSLPATHQVTAFFTQHLQTLISAIPMMQ; from the coding sequence ATGACTGGGACGAGTATCTCTCGCCAACATCAAAATTTTTTAGAAGTAATTGAAAGCTATTACCAATTAACAAAGCCTAGAATTATCCCATTACTGCTAATTACAACCGCAGCCGGAATGTGGATGGCTTCAGATGGACAAGTTGATCCTGTTTTACTTTTGGTGACGCTGACTGGCGGTACTTTAGCCGCCGCATCTGCCCAAACGCTGAATTGCATTTATGACCGTGATATTGATTATGCAATGGAGCGTACTCGTAAGCGTCCTATCCCTTCAGGTAGAGTACAACCGCGTGATGCTTTGCTATTTGCGATCGCACTTGGTAGTCTTTCTTTTACCATCCTGACAGTTTTTGCTAATTTGTTGAGTGCGTTATTAGCCATGTCTGGAATTGTTTTCTACATGGCTATTTATACGCACTTACTCAAACGGCATACTACTCAAAATATTGTGATTGGTGGTGCAGCAGGGGCAATTCCAGCGTTAGTAGGTTGGGCTGCGGTTAGGGGTGATTTAAGTTGGGAACCTTGGCTATTATTTCTGATTGTGTTTATTTGGACTCCTCCCCATTTCTGGTCATTAGCGTTAATGATTAGAGATGATTATGCCAAAGTAGGCATTCCCATGTTGCCAGTGGTTGAGGGAGAAGTTGCAACTACAAAGCAAATTTGGATCTATACATTAATCATGGTTCCACTAACGCTGTTGCTGGTTTATCCGTTAGGGGCATCAGGGCTACTTTATGGGATAATTGCTACTGTTTTAGGGGGAATATTTATTAAGAAAGCATGGCAGTTGTTACAAGCACCTACTGATAAACAGGTAGCGCGATCGCTGTTTAAATTCTCCATCCTTTATATGATGATGTTGTGTACAGGGATAGTAGTAGATAGTTTGCCAGCGACACATCAAGTTACAGCATTTTTTACTCAACATCTCCAAACTTTGATTAGTGCTATTCCGATGATGCAATAA
- a CDS encoding DUF3124 domain-containing protein, producing the protein MRNISLYQLLNYRFYINLFFYFYAVAVFVLIAGCTTQNAQQLRQQNANPVNKLPLKVANIDENKIVIGQTIYVPAYSHIYFENQQQSIDLSATLSIRNTDLNNSIIVTSVRYYDTNGKLVKSYLEKPIALTSLASTDFVVERTDKSGGLGANFIVEWVAEKKVSNPVVEAVMISAANTQGISFISPGRVIKIRDQKK; encoded by the coding sequence ATGCGTAATATCTCTCTTTACCAATTACTTAATTACCGATTTTATATAAATTTATTTTTTTATTTTTATGCAGTTGCTGTATTTGTTTTGATCGCAGGCTGCACAACACAAAATGCTCAACAACTACGCCAGCAGAATGCTAACCCAGTAAATAAATTGCCGCTTAAAGTAGCGAACATAGATGAAAACAAAATAGTTATAGGTCAAACTATCTATGTACCAGCTTATTCTCATATCTACTTTGAAAATCAACAACAATCTATAGATTTGTCAGCTACACTTAGTATTCGTAATACTGACCTAAATAATTCCATCATTGTTACTTCAGTACGTTACTACGATACTAACGGTAAACTTGTTAAAAGCTATTTAGAAAAGCCTATAGCACTTACTTCCTTAGCATCTACTGATTTTGTTGTAGAAAGAACCGATAAAAGTGGAGGTTTAGGAGCCAATTTTATTGTTGAGTGGGTAGCTGAGAAAAAAGTTTCTAACCCTGTAGTTGAAGCAGTGATGATTAGTGCAGCAAATACTCAGGGAATATCTTTTATTAGTCCTGGTAGAGTTATTAAAATTAGGGATCAGAAAAAATAA
- a CDS encoding TrkA family potassium uptake protein, giving the protein MYVLIGGAGLVGVSLAQKLVELGHTVAVVDIDPNACHYAREQVGVMAFEGSAVSTELLLEAGIRKADSVAAVLRYDALNLALVTLAKHYGVSHILSRMRHRDFEQPLRIAGAHHIISTVDLAVSTMVNAIEYPEVESMMHFEQGQIEVLKISIPERCNVIGRSVAQIAQDYHFPTGSLIIGYQPHPHTDLMIPNGSTVLEAGSTILMVTKPGSLHQVIDFIGARS; this is encoded by the coding sequence ATGTACGTTTTAATCGGTGGAGCAGGTTTAGTCGGGGTAAGTTTAGCACAAAAATTGGTAGAACTAGGGCATACTGTTGCGGTAGTTGATATAGATCCCAATGCTTGCCATTATGCACGCGAACAAGTGGGAGTAATGGCATTTGAAGGTAGTGCTGTAAGTACAGAACTTTTACTGGAAGCAGGAATTCGCAAAGCTGATTCTGTTGCTGCTGTACTGCGGTATGATGCCTTAAATTTAGCCCTAGTAACACTCGCCAAACATTATGGTGTCTCCCATATTTTGAGCCGAATGCGTCATCGTGATTTTGAACAGCCACTACGAATTGCTGGGGCGCATCATATCATCAGTACAGTTGATCTGGCAGTTTCAACAATGGTCAATGCGATCGAGTATCCTGAAGTGGAATCCATGATGCACTTTGAGCAAGGTCAAATTGAAGTTCTCAAGATTTCGATTCCAGAACGATGCAATGTTATTGGTCGTAGCGTTGCTCAAATTGCTCAAGATTATCATTTCCCCACAGGCTCTTTAATCATTGGTTATCAACCCCATCCCCATACAGATTTAATGATTCCTAACGGCAGTACAGTATTAGAAGCAGGTTCAACTATTTTAATGGTGACAAAGCCAGGGTCATTACATCAGGTGATTGATTTTATTGGTGCGCGTTCCTAA
- a CDS encoding sodium:proton antiporter → MHSLSSITATLASFLSPFLLANSSAIESSSHDNVEGLVTVLIILLLVATGVALLSRYLRLPYITGLVIAGLAITELLPRRIGLDSSLIFNVFLPILLFESAINTDISRLRSTIKPIALLAGPGVVISFGTTALLLKFGLGLTWIPALLAGVILAITDTVSVIAVFKEVPVPSRLSTIVEGESLFNDGVALVVFTLILKVHQTGSLTFLESLQELFVVIIGGSLVGIALGYLCTGLFVRSGDSLSSILLTVAVALGTFQIGEYLEVSAVVAVVVAGLIIGNIGLSKSVSASSRITLLSFWEYAGFGVNTFIFLLIGIEIDLITIWKALPAVLLAVIAYQVGRFLSVYPLLAVLRWFDRPIPLRWQHVLFFGNIKGSLSMALALTLPTSLLGQKELVALVFGTVLLSLLGQATSLPWLVKRLQLSPFSKFQQQTEELQAQLITAKAAQVELDSLLKSGVLPKSIYEEMRSSYQVKVASAEKTLRDLYNERSEELSTKSGEETTFDAIWRRLLLAEKGALNEAFRKRILNEQIVRDRLQAINEQLLKLEDD, encoded by the coding sequence ATGCACAGTCTTTCCTCAATAACAGCAACTCTTGCCTCATTTTTGTCACCGTTTCTCCTAGCAAATTCTAGCGCAATAGAATCATCCAGCCATGACAACGTAGAAGGGTTAGTTACTGTTTTAATTATTCTCCTGCTAGTTGCCACTGGTGTTGCCCTCCTCTCTCGTTACCTTCGACTTCCCTATATCACAGGTTTAGTCATAGCAGGTCTAGCGATTACAGAATTACTACCACGCCGTATCGGGTTGGATTCCTCACTAATTTTTAATGTATTTCTACCGATTCTACTATTTGAGTCAGCTATTAATACCGATATCAGCCGCCTGCGTAGCACTATTAAACCCATAGCTTTGTTAGCAGGGCCAGGAGTTGTCATTTCTTTTGGAACCACAGCACTATTATTAAAATTCGGATTAGGGTTAACTTGGATACCAGCTTTATTAGCTGGAGTGATTTTAGCAATCACCGATACTGTTTCAGTTATCGCAGTTTTTAAAGAAGTACCAGTTCCCTCGCGTTTGTCCACCATTGTAGAGGGAGAAAGTTTATTCAATGATGGGGTGGCTTTAGTAGTGTTCACCCTCATTTTAAAAGTGCATCAAACTGGTTCATTAACGTTTTTAGAAAGTTTACAAGAACTATTTGTAGTAATTATTGGTGGTAGCCTAGTTGGGATAGCTTTGGGCTACTTATGTACGGGTTTATTTGTGCGTTCAGGCGATTCACTTAGCAGTATTTTACTAACAGTTGCAGTTGCACTAGGAACTTTTCAGATTGGGGAATATTTAGAAGTTTCTGCTGTTGTAGCAGTCGTAGTGGCTGGATTAATTATTGGTAATATCGGACTTTCTAAAAGTGTTTCTGCTTCTAGCCGGATTACATTATTAAGCTTTTGGGAGTATGCAGGTTTTGGTGTAAATACATTTATTTTTTTGCTAATTGGGATAGAAATAGACTTAATCACAATCTGGAAAGCTTTACCCGCAGTTTTGTTAGCGGTTATTGCTTATCAAGTTGGAAGATTTTTATCAGTCTATCCATTGTTAGCTGTTTTGCGTTGGTTTGACCGTCCCATTCCTTTGCGTTGGCAGCACGTTTTATTTTTCGGCAACATCAAAGGTTCTTTATCAATGGCGTTAGCTCTAACCTTACCTACCAGTTTACTAGGTCAAAAGGAACTGGTTGCCCTAGTATTTGGTACGGTGCTGCTGTCGTTGTTAGGGCAAGCTACAAGCCTACCTTGGCTAGTGAAACGGTTGCAGCTTTCTCCCTTTTCAAAGTTTCAGCAGCAAACTGAAGAATTACAAGCTCAGTTGATTACGGCTAAGGCAGCGCAAGTTGAATTAGATAGCCTTCTAAAATCAGGTGTTTTACCGAAATCTATTTATGAAGAAATGCGCTCATCCTATCAAGTGAAAGTGGCATCAGCAGAAAAGACGCTGCGGGATTTGTATAATGAACGCTCTGAAGAACTAAGTACAAAAAGCGGCGAAGAAACCACATTTGATGCAATTTGGCGACGTTTACTGTTAGCCGAAAAAGGCGCACTCAACGAAGCATTCCGCAAGAGGATTCTTAATGAACAAATTGTACGCGATCGCCTGCAAGCAATTAATGAACAACTGCTAAAATTAGAAGATGATTAG
- a CDS encoding MOSC domain-containing protein, which yields MPNITIKQLFTYYIKGLTPHACESVFLKEGHGIPGDRTFALMYDDNLTDIGESVVPWMKKSHFAVQNDWPGLAGLKCEYDFKTAILTVKRNNIKLLVSATNTKDGRNNISKFFTGYLAGLTSSELARHPDHAPLRFVGDSNGNTRYPDREPVHISLLSQGTLNALSDLVEQQVDVRRFRPNIVIEGVEPWEEFTWVGQEFMLGKAKIKITAPINRCLNINVHPETGKLDLPLLAKLKQHFGHVQTGVLATVVSSGSAKIGENLLNKNLEVI from the coding sequence ATGCCTAACATTACTATTAAGCAACTTTTCACTTACTACATCAAAGGGCTTACTCCTCATGCTTGTGAATCTGTGTTTTTAAAAGAAGGGCATGGTATTCCAGGCGATCGCACTTTTGCTCTGATGTACGATGATAATCTTACAGATATTGGTGAATCTGTTGTTCCTTGGATGAAAAAAAGTCATTTTGCAGTACAAAATGATTGGCCAGGTTTAGCAGGATTAAAGTGTGAGTACGATTTTAAAACTGCTATCTTAACAGTTAAGCGTAATAACATAAAACTTTTAGTAAGTGCCACCAATACCAAAGATGGACGTAATAATATTAGTAAATTTTTTACTGGTTATTTAGCAGGATTAACCTCTAGTGAATTAGCTAGGCATCCCGATCATGCGCCGTTACGTTTTGTGGGAGATAGTAATGGCAATACTCGTTATCCAGACAGGGAACCTGTGCATATTTCCTTATTAAGTCAGGGGACATTAAATGCACTTAGTGATTTAGTAGAACAACAAGTTGATGTGAGAAGATTTCGACCCAATATTGTTATAGAAGGTGTAGAACCTTGGGAAGAATTTACGTGGGTAGGACAAGAATTTATGCTTGGTAAAGCTAAAATTAAAATTACTGCTCCGATCAATCGGTGTTTAAATATCAATGTCCATCCTGAAACAGGCAAATTAGATTTACCACTTTTGGCTAAATTGAAACAGCATTTTGGTCACGTGCAAACGGGTGTTTTAGCTACTGTAGTAAGCAGTGGTTCCGCTAAAATTGGCGAGAATTTATTGAATAAAAATTTAGAAGTAATCTGA
- a CDS encoding type II toxin-antitoxin system HicA family toxin, producing the protein MPRLKRLSGAEVIEILSSFGFQIHSQKGSHVKLKRSGVTGEETLTVPNHRELDTGTCRAIYRQATKYIPESELYSYFYQ; encoded by the coding sequence ATGCCTAGACTAAAAAGGTTATCAGGAGCGGAAGTCATCGAAATTTTGTCAAGCTTCGGTTTCCAGATACACTCTCAAAAAGGTAGTCATGTTAAGCTGAAGCGTTCAGGAGTTACAGGTGAAGAAACACTTACAGTACCTAACCATCGAGAGTTAGATACCGGAACTTGTAGAGCAATTTACAGACAAGCCACTAAGTACATTCCTGAATCAGAACTGTATAGTTATTTTTATCAGTAA
- a CDS encoding Uma2 family endonuclease — MVSTWNTVTDEELMQLSSKNPEMRFERNADGTLVTMPPTGAISGNREVKAGAYLLLWVENNDLGEVFSASTGFKLANNAVRSPDVAFVAKGRLPEGWDEGEDQFLNLAPDFVIEIRSKTDSLETLKAKMQEYIAHGVKLGWLIDRKNQQAYVYRVDGSITQYPATANLSGEDVVPGFSLTLKSLL, encoded by the coding sequence ATGGTCAGTACTTGGAATACTGTTACTGATGAAGAACTGATGCAACTCAGTTCCAAAAATCCAGAAATGCGATTTGAAAGAAATGCTGATGGGACATTAGTTACTATGCCACCAACTGGAGCCATTTCGGGAAATAGAGAAGTGAAAGCAGGCGCGTATTTGCTCTTGTGGGTAGAAAATAATGATTTAGGAGAAGTATTTAGTGCAAGTACAGGGTTTAAATTAGCAAATAATGCAGTACGTTCTCCTGATGTTGCTTTTGTGGCTAAAGGGCGTTTACCTGAAGGATGGGATGAGGGAGAAGATCAGTTTTTAAATTTAGCACCAGATTTTGTCATAGAAATTCGTTCTAAAACTGATAGCTTGGAAACCCTCAAAGCGAAGATGCAAGAGTATATCGCTCATGGTGTAAAGTTGGGATGGTTAATTGACCGAAAAAATCAGCAAGCTTATGTGTATCGCGTTGATGGTTCGATTACTCAATATCCAGCTACAGCAAATTTAAGCGGTGAAGATGTAGTTCCTGGTTTTAGTTTAACGCTGAAGTCGTTGTTGTAG
- the ald gene encoding alanine dehydrogenase, with product MEIGVPKETKDQEFRVGLSPSSVRVLSERSHSVFVETNAGNGSGFTDQDYIQAGAKIVDSADEAWNRELVVKVKEPQIPEFQFMEKGQLLFTYLHLAAARSLTEHLIDCGITAIAYETVELPDGKLPLLTPMSIIAGRLAVQFGARFLERQQGGRGVLLGGVPGVRPGNVVILGGGVVGTEAARMAIGIGARVQILDVNVERLAYLETLFGSRVELLYSNSLQIDALVPEADLLIGAVLVLGRRAPILVSRSLVQKMRPGSVIVDVAVDQGGCIETLRATSHTHPIYIEEEVVHYGVPNMPGAVPWTATQALNNSTLPYVLKLADRGIKALEVDQALAKGVNVQHHRIVHPAVQEVFPDLAN from the coding sequence ATGGAAATTGGCGTTCCCAAGGAAACTAAAGATCAAGAGTTCCGGGTGGGGTTGAGTCCTAGTAGCGTTAGGGTTTTAAGTGAAAGAAGTCATTCCGTGTTTGTAGAAACAAACGCTGGTAATGGTTCTGGTTTCACAGATCAAGATTATATCCAGGCAGGGGCTAAGATTGTTGACAGTGCCGATGAAGCTTGGAATCGAGAGTTGGTGGTGAAAGTAAAAGAACCACAGATCCCAGAATTCCAGTTTATGGAAAAAGGTCAGTTGTTATTTACTTATCTGCACTTAGCCGCAGCTAGAAGTTTAACAGAGCATTTAATAGATTGTGGCATAACTGCGATCGCATACGAAACAGTTGAGTTACCAGATGGCAAACTGCCTCTGTTAACTCCCATGAGTATTATTGCTGGGCGCTTGGCTGTGCAATTTGGAGCAAGATTTCTCGAACGTCAACAAGGAGGGCGAGGCGTACTTTTAGGAGGAGTTCCAGGCGTTAGACCTGGAAACGTGGTAATTTTAGGCGGCGGCGTAGTTGGTACTGAAGCTGCAAGGATGGCAATTGGTATCGGTGCGAGAGTTCAAATCTTAGATGTCAACGTAGAAAGATTAGCGTATTTAGAAACACTATTTGGCTCTAGAGTAGAACTGCTTTACAGTAACTCATTACAAATTGACGCGCTTGTACCAGAGGCAGATTTACTAATTGGTGCAGTATTAGTTTTAGGTCGGCGTGCGCCTATTCTTGTCTCCCGTAGTTTAGTCCAAAAAATGCGTCCTGGTTCAGTAATTGTGGATGTCGCAGTAGATCAAGGTGGATGTATAGAGACATTACGAGCGACTTCTCACACTCATCCTATATATATAGAGGAGGAAGTTGTACATTATGGTGTGCCAAATATGCCAGGAGCAGTACCTTGGACAGCGACACAAGCGTTAAATAATAGTACTTTACCCTATGTATTAAAGTTAGCTGATCGGGGAATCAAAGCTTTAGAAGTTGATCAAGCTTTAGCTAAAGGAGTGAATGTACAGCATCATCGTATAGTTCATCCTGCGGTGCAAGAAGTGTTTCCTGATTTAGCTAATTAG
- a CDS encoding heavy metal-responsive transcriptional regulator: protein MVTVSIKLLKIGEVAIRSGIPVKTIRYYEDIGLLKSTVQRSESGYRLFGSQVLNRLAFIKRAQSLGLSLNEIQEILNIHDSGKLPCGAVKEHLEAKVEAIAKQIESLEILQADLQGLLSGWEEQPPDHLIAHTICPNIQFNL from the coding sequence ATGGTTACTGTTTCAATTAAATTGCTGAAAATTGGTGAAGTTGCCATTCGTAGTGGTATACCTGTGAAAACTATTCGCTACTACGAAGATATTGGTTTGTTAAAATCAACTGTTCAGCGTTCTGAATCAGGTTATCGTTTATTTGGTAGCCAAGTTTTGAATAGATTGGCATTCATTAAACGCGCTCAATCTTTAGGGCTTAGTTTGAATGAAATTCAGGAAATTCTAAACATCCACGATTCAGGTAAATTGCCTTGTGGTGCAGTAAAAGAGCATTTAGAGGCTAAAGTAGAAGCGATCGCTAAACAAATTGAATCTTTAGAAATTCTCCAGGCAGATCTGCAAGGATTACTTTCTGGTTGGGAAGAACAACCGCCAGATCATCTAATTGCCCACACTATCTGCCCAAATATTCAATTTAATTTATGA
- a CDS encoding WD40 repeat domain-containing protein: MKPTTPYTGWQQRLTFLIAVGAGVTSVSSLVLDIRLIQPLVAQPLPPYQNPLPSGVNPAAPFDASPSALTDNPWKNVQVVRTLQGHSGTIDAIAFSPDNKILISGGGDNDANLKFWLLKTGREVETLRAQRIGISDLAMSPDGKILVSCGEDGAVNLWNWETKKYTRTFTEHSSNVLSVAISPDSRILVSGGLDGIKVWDLQAARPLYDLALFNNSTYTVAVRADNQTLASGGKGTNIKLWNLKTGKLISNISGNGGEVTALKFTPDGKYLVSGSSDRTIKVWNLKTNQPVFSLFGHTDTIRGLAISPDGQTLASSSRDGVRLWDLRSGALITRLTQHSDWVSSVAFSPDGKMLATGGLDQLINVWRYDGLMIPKTSK; this comes from the coding sequence ATGAAACCTACCACCCCTTACACTGGCTGGCAACAGCGTTTGACGTTTTTGATAGCTGTTGGCGCAGGTGTTACCAGTGTTAGTAGCTTAGTCTTAGATATAAGGTTGATTCAACCATTAGTTGCCCAACCGTTACCACCATATCAAAACCCATTACCGTCTGGGGTTAACCCTGCTGCACCATTTGATGCTTCTCCAAGCGCCCTCACAGATAACCCTTGGAAGAATGTTCAAGTTGTGCGTACACTTCAAGGTCATTCTGGCACAATTGATGCGATCGCCTTTAGTCCAGATAACAAAATTCTGATTAGTGGTGGTGGTGATAATGATGCTAATCTCAAGTTTTGGTTGCTGAAAACGGGGCGAGAAGTTGAGACGTTACGGGCGCAGCGCATCGGAATTAGTGACCTAGCAATGAGTCCTGATGGCAAAATTCTCGTTAGCTGTGGTGAGGATGGTGCTGTCAACTTATGGAACTGGGAAACGAAAAAATACACCCGTACTTTTACAGAGCATTCTAGTAATGTTTTATCAGTTGCGATTAGCCCAGATAGCAGAATTTTAGTTTCTGGTGGTTTAGATGGAATAAAAGTTTGGGATTTGCAAGCAGCGCGTCCCCTGTATGATTTGGCACTATTTAATAATTCCACCTATACCGTTGCGGTGAGGGCTGATAATCAGACTTTGGCAAGTGGCGGTAAAGGTACAAATATTAAATTATGGAATCTAAAAACAGGCAAATTAATTAGTAATATTTCAGGAAATGGTGGTGAAGTTACTGCACTTAAGTTTACGCCTGATGGAAAATACTTAGTTAGTGGTAGTAGCGATCGCACAATTAAAGTTTGGAACCTCAAAACTAACCAGCCAGTATTTTCTTTATTTGGGCATACAGATACTATTCGGGGTTTAGCTATTAGTCCAGATGGACAAACTCTTGCTAGTTCTAGTCGAGATGGTGTGAGACTTTGGGATTTGAGAAGTGGTGCGTTGATAACTAGGTTAACTCAGCATTCAGACTGGGTAAGTTCTGTTGCTTTTAGTCCTGATGGCAAAATGTTGGCTACTGGTGGCTTAGATCAGTTAATTAATGTTTGGCGATACGATGGATTGATGATCCCAAAAACTTCTAAGTAA
- a CDS encoding type II toxin-antitoxin system HigB family toxin, whose amino-acid sequence MHVISYKNLRDYSQNHADCQEALSNWYKIASKANWSNLIEVQAVFPKAEAVGNFTVFNIKGNKYRLIVSIDYEGQLIYIKYVLTHAEYDEDKGKNDPYF is encoded by the coding sequence ATGCACGTTATTAGTTATAAAAATTTAAGGGATTATTCACAAAATCATGCTGACTGTCAAGAAGCATTGAGTAACTGGTATAAAATAGCTAGTAAAGCTAATTGGTCAAACTTGATTGAAGTACAAGCGGTTTTTCCTAAAGCTGAAGCTGTAGGAAATTTTACGGTTTTTAATATTAAAGGCAATAAATATCGGTTGATTGTTAGTATAGATTATGAAGGGCAATTAATTTATATTAAATATGTCTTGACTCATGCTGAATATGATGAGGACAAAGGGAAAAATGACCCTTATTTTTAA